From the Solanum lycopersicum chromosome 10, SLM_r2.1 genome, one window contains:
- the LOC101255254 gene encoding triacylglycerol lipase SDP1-like, with translation MDISNEARVEFFSIGPSSIVGRTIAFRVLFCKSISRLRRSIFHFMMYYLYKIKNCLSHYLTPLIKWFHPRNPQGILVLVTLLAFLLRRYTYVKIRADMVYKRKFWRNMTKSALTYEEWAHAAKMLEKDTPKMNEAEFYDEELVVNKLQELQHRRNEGSLRDIMFFMRADLVRNLGNMCNPQLHKGRLHVPKLIKEYIDEVSTQLIMVCDSDSDEILLEEKLAFMHETRHAFGRTALLLSGGASLGAFHVGVVKTLVEHKLMPRIIAGSSVGSIMCSVVATRSWPELQSFFEDSWHVLQPFEQMGGILTVFRRIMRQGAVHEIRQLQVMLRHLTNNLTFQEAYDMTGRVLGITVCSPRKHEPPRCLNYLTSPHVVIWSAVTASCAFPGLFEAQELMAKDRSGNLVPYHPPFHLEPDQAAASGSSARRWRDGSLEVDLPMMQLKELFNVNHFIVSQANPHIAPLLRIKEFVRAYGGNFAAKLAHLSEMEVKHRCNQVLELGFPLRGLAKLFAQDWEGDVTVVMPATLAQYLKIIQNPSTLEVQKAANQGRRCTWEKLSAIKANCGIELALDECVAILNHMRRLKRSAERAAASSQGMSSSTVKLNASRRIPSWNCIARENSTGSLEEEFHADASSSLHHHNAGRNWRCNNKNTALDHHGSDSESESADNNSWTRSGGPLMRTTSADKFIDYVQNLEMHPSQRSSRGLSVDLNNVVVREPLSPSPRVTTPDRRSDTEFDQRDIRIIVAEGDLLQSERTNNGIVFNVVRRGDLTPSNRSLDSENNSCFHDPVAECVQLENPDKDMDISSASEDGETENAVLNVVTENQII, from the exons TAGGTCGAACAATAGCCTTTCGAGTCTTGTTTTGCAAATCAATATCGCGGTTGAGGCGtagtatttttcatttcatgatGTATTACTTGTACAAGATCAAGAATTGTCTGTCACACTATTTAACACCTTTGATCAAATGGTTTCACCCGCGTAATCCACAAGGGATACTAGTGTTAGTAACACTTCTAGCCTTCTTGTTGAGGCGATATACGTATGTTAAAATCAGGGCTGATATGGTTTATAAGAGGAAATTTTGGAGGAATATGACGAAATCTGCATTAACTTATGAGGAATGGGCTCATGCTGCGAAAATGTTGGAGAAAGACACACCTAAAATGAATGAGGCAGAGTTTTATGATGAAGAGTTGGTTGTAAATaaacttcaagaacttcaacATCGTCGTAATGAAGGATCTTTAAGAGACATTATGTTCTTTATGAGGGCTGATCTTGTGAGAAATCTTGGTAATATGTGTAATCCACAGCTTCATAAGGGTAGGCTTCATGTGCCTAAACTTATTAAGGAGTATATTGATGAGGTTTCAACTCAGTTGATAATGGTATGTGATTCTGATTCAGATGAGATTTTGTTGGAGGAGAAGCTTGCTTTTATGCATGAAACAAGACATGCTTTTGGTAGGACAGCATTGCTTTTAAGCGGGGGCGCGTCTTTGGGAGCTTTTCATGTTGGTGTGGTTAAGACATTGGTTGAGCACAAGCTTATGCCAAGGATAATTGCTGGTTCGAGTGTTGGATCGATTATGTGTTCTGTAGTTGCAACTCGGTCTTGGCCTGAGCTGCAGAGTTTTTTTGAGGATTCTTGGCATGTATTGCAACCGTTTGAACAGATGGGTGGAATTCTTACTGTTTTCAGGAGGATCATGAGACAAGGAGCTGTACATGAGATTAGGCAGTTGCAGGTGATGTTACGCCATCTCACGAATAATCTTACTTTCCAAGAAGCTTACGACATGACTGGTCGAGTTCTAGGGATTACTGTTTGCTCCCCTAGAAAACATGAACCTCCTAGATGTTTAAACTACTTGACTTCACCTCATGTTGTTATATGGAGCGCTGTGACTGCTTCTTGCGCTTTTCCTGGGCTATTTGAAGCTCAAGAACTGATGGCAAAGGATAGAAGTGGAAATCTTGTTCCTTATCATCCACCATTTCATTTGGAACCTGATCAGGCTGCAGCTTCTGGTTCATCTGCTCGTCGATGGAGAGATGGTAGCTTGGAGGTCGATCTACCTATGATGCAGCTAAAAGAACTCTTCAATGTAAACCACTTTATCGTGAGCCAGGCGAATCCACATATCGCTCCTTTACTCAGGATCAAAGAGTTTGTAAGAGCTTATGGAGGCAACTTTGCTGCCAAG CTTGCTCATCTTTCTGAGATGGAAGTGAAGCACAGATGCAATCAGGTACTAGAACTTGGTTTTCCCTTGAGGGGATTAGCCAAGCTATTTGCTCAAGATTGGGAAGGCGATGTCACCGTTGTAATGCCAGCCACTCTTGCTCAG TACTTGAAGATCATACAGAATCCCTCTACTTTGGAGGTTCAAAAAGCAGCAAATCAAGGGAGGAGATGCACTTGGGAGAAACTATCAGCCATTAAGGCAAATTGTGGAATTGAGCTTGCTCTCGATGAGTGTGTAGCAATACTCAACCATATGCGTAGACTAAAAAGGAGCGCGGAGAGAGCAGCTGCTTCTTCACAAGGTATGTCAAGCAGCACAGTCAAACTCAATGCTTCTAGACGTATTCCTTCTTGGAACTGCATTGCGCGTGAGAACTCAACAGGCTCCCTCGAAGAAGAATTTCACGCGGATGCTTCTTCCTCTCTTCATCATCACAATGCTGGTCGAAACTGGCGTTGTAATAACAAGAATACAGCACTTGATCATCATGGTAGTGACAGTGAGTCTGAAAGCGCGGATAATAATTCTTGGACAAGATCAGGTGGTCCATTGATGAGGACAACATCAGCTGATAAGTTTATCGACTATGTACAAAACTTGGAAATGCATCCTTCACAACGATCGAGCAGAGGACTGAGTGTTGACCTCAACAATGTTGTAGTCAGGGAGCCTCTTTCTCCGAGTCCACGAGTCACAACACCTGATAGGAGATCAGATACAGAATTTGATCAAAGAGACATCAGAATCATCGTCGCTGAAGGTGATTTACTACAGAGTGAGAGGACTAACAATGGGATTGTATTCAATGTAGTAAGGAGAGGAGACTTAACTCCATCAAACAGGAGTCTTGATTCAGAAAACAACAGTTGCTTTCATGATCCAGTGGCCGAATGCGTGCAACTCGAAAATCCTGACAAGGATATGGATATAAGTTCAGCATCAGAAGATGGAGAAACAGAAAATGCAGTACTAAATGTAGTAACAGAAAATCAAATCATATAA
- the LOC101250262 gene encoding probable calcium-binding protein CML36, translated as MACYFLLPFNLLSFLSPSSPFSISLSFLLSKFITMKLITDLPKKLFKSKKKRSISRSENTSFGSVTTSSSSSGSVTTPTSVLPSTNTQWPSEISAEVYSELVQAFQMIDGDGDGKIHKEELSAILTRVGSDPPTEEELVQLLNEVDVNGDGCISLQEFGAISSAFGPPSCDSEMRDTFEFFDANHDGKITAEELFNVFRTIGDGRCTLEECRRMIRGVDKNGDGFVCFEDFSLMMEQQR; from the coding sequence ATGGCTTGCTACTTCCTTCTCCCATTTAACCTCCTCTCCTTCCTCTCGCCTTCTTCACCATTCTCCATTTCTCTGTCCTTTTTACTCTCCAAATTCATCACCATGAAACTCATTACCGATCTCCCCAAAAAGCTCttcaaatccaaaaaaaaacgATCCATTTCCAGATCCGAAAATACTTCATTCGGGTCCGTAAccacctcctcctcctcttccgGGTCCGTAACCACTCCGACAAGTGTATTACCCAGTACTAATACTCAATGGCCGTCTGAAATCTCCGCCGAAGTTTACTCCGAACTGGTACAAGCCTTTCAAATGATCGACGGAGACGGCGACGGGAAAATACACAAGGAGGAACTCTCGGCGATTTTGACTCGAGTAGGATCGGATCCTCCAACCGAGGAAGAACTAGTACAGTTGCTTAATGAAGTAGATGTGAACGGAGATGGATGTATTAGTTTACAGGAATTCGGAGCTATAAGCTCGGCGTTCGGACCGCCGTCGTGTGATTCCGAGATGAGAGATACGTTTGAGTTTTTCGACGCTAATCACGACGGGAAGATCACGGCGGAGGAGCTGTTTAACGTGTTTAGAACGATCGGAGATGGGCGGTGCACGTTAGAGGAGTGTCGGCGTATGATAAGAGGTGTTGATAAAAATGGAGATGGATTCGTATGCTTTGAGGACTTTAGTCTTATGATGGAACAGCAGAGATAA
- the LOC101246578 gene encoding probable U3 small nucleolar RNA-associated protein 11 isoform X2, translating into MSSFKNAIPRRAHKERAQPQARKKFGLLEKHKDYVVRATSFHKKEQTLQKLKEKAAFRNPDEFYFKMVKTKTVDGVHKLESQANKYTPEELMLMKTQDIGYILQKVQSEKKKIEKLTAMLHSLDNKPSNKRVYYAEDREEAEELASKASERGNLAASENLPSSIRSLSTFSSLESPAQKDSYILQRVGSKKEQSQRFRESIHGYGNAERITEIRKETQTS; encoded by the exons ATGTCGTCGTTCAAGAATGCAATTCCTAGACGAGCTCATAAGGAGCGAGCTCAGCC ACAAGCAAGGAAAAAATTCGGGTTGCTTGAGAAACACAAAGATTATGTGGTACGGGCGACATCATTCCACAAAAAGGAGCAGACTTTGCAG AAACTCAAGGAAAAAGCAGCATTTCGAAATCCAGATGAGTTCTACTTCAAGATGGTTAAAACAAAAACTGTTGATGGAGTGCATAAATTGGA GAGCCAAGCAAATAAATACACTCCAGAGGAACTCATGTTAATGAAGACTCAGGATATAGGCTATATTTTACAGAAAGTTCAGAGTGAGAAAAAG AAAATTGAGAAGTTAACTGCCATGCTGCACTCCCTTGATAATAAGCCATCAAATAAACGTGTCTACTATGCTGAGGACAG gGAGGAAGCAGAAGAGTTAGCGTCTAAGGCTTCAGAACGTGGTAATCTGGCTGCTTCTGAGAACTTGCCTAGCAGTATTAGAAG CTTGTCAACTTTTTCATCATTGGAATCTCCTGCGCAGAAAGACAGCTACATCTTACAGAGAGTTGGAAGCAAGAAAGAGCAGAGTCAGAGATTTAGAGAAAGTATACATGGATATGGCAATGCAGAAAGAATTACAG AAATCAGGAAGGAAACGCAAACTTCGTGA
- the LOC101246578 gene encoding probable U3 small nucleolar RNA-associated protein 11 isoform X1: MSSFKNAIPRRAHKERAQPQARKKFGLLEKHKDYVVRATSFHKKEQTLQKLKEKAAFRNPDEFYFKMVKTKTVDGVHKLESQANKYTPEELMLMKTQDIGYILQKVQSEKKKIEKLTAMLHSLDNKPSNKRVYYAEDREEAEELASKASERGNLAASENLPSSIRRKTATSYRELEARKSRVRDLEKVYMDMAMQKELQKSGRKRKLREEELVNPTTKPVFKWRQERKR; this comes from the exons ATGTCGTCGTTCAAGAATGCAATTCCTAGACGAGCTCATAAGGAGCGAGCTCAGCC ACAAGCAAGGAAAAAATTCGGGTTGCTTGAGAAACACAAAGATTATGTGGTACGGGCGACATCATTCCACAAAAAGGAGCAGACTTTGCAG AAACTCAAGGAAAAAGCAGCATTTCGAAATCCAGATGAGTTCTACTTCAAGATGGTTAAAACAAAAACTGTTGATGGAGTGCATAAATTGGA GAGCCAAGCAAATAAATACACTCCAGAGGAACTCATGTTAATGAAGACTCAGGATATAGGCTATATTTTACAGAAAGTTCAGAGTGAGAAAAAG AAAATTGAGAAGTTAACTGCCATGCTGCACTCCCTTGATAATAAGCCATCAAATAAACGTGTCTACTATGCTGAGGACAG gGAGGAAGCAGAAGAGTTAGCGTCTAAGGCTTCAGAACGTGGTAATCTGGCTGCTTCTGAGAACTTGCCTAGCAGTATTAGAAG AAAGACAGCTACATCTTACAGAGAGTTGGAAGCAAGAAAGAGCAGAGTCAGAGATTTAGAGAAAGTATACATGGATATGGCAATGCAGAAAGAATTACAG AAATCAGGAAGGAAACGCAAACTTCGTGAAGAAGAGCTTGTCAACCCAACAACCAAACCTGTCTTCAAGTGGAGGCAAGAACGTAAGCGATGA
- the LOC101243839 gene encoding L-2-hydroxyglutarate dehydrogenase, mitochondrial isoform X2 yields the protein MVDKFWLWILPQFLELASFCVRGKELLYKYCKDHEIPHKQIGKLIVATGLSEVPRLSNLMTQGIQNGVEGLRMMEGYEATRLEPELQCVKALWSPSSGIVDSHSLMLSLVGEAESHGTTFSYNTAVIGGHIEGNQIQIHVSGSNAVANWNGSSELDSELILIPKLVVNSAGLSAPAITKRMKGLPDGILPASHYARGCYFTLSNTKSPFKHLIYPIPEVGGLGVHVTLDLNDQVKFGPDVEWIKGIDDIPSFLNMFDYSVHEDRANQFYPAIRKYYPSLKDGSLEPGYAGIRPKLSGPREVPTDFVVQGEDIHGISGLVNLFGIESPGLTSSMAIAEDVAAKLLK from the exons ATGGTAGACAAGTTTTGGTTGTGGATTCTGCCCCAATTTTTGGAACTG GCATCTTTCTGTGTTAGAGGGAAAGAATTGCTCTACAAGTATTGCAAAGACCATGAAATTCCACACAAACAGATAGGCAAGCTAATAGTTGCTACTGGATTATCAGAGGTTCCAAGGTTGAGCAATCTCATGACTCAAGGAATTCAAAATGGGGTTGAGGGTTTGAGAATGATGGAGGGGTATGAAGCTACTAGACTGGAGCCCGAATTGCAGTGTGTTAAAGCTTTATGGTCGCCTTCCTCGGGAATAGTGGATAGTCATTCCTTGATGCTATCATTGGTG GGCGAAGCTGAAAGTCATGGGACGACTTTCTCTTACAATACTGCTGTTATTGGTGGTCATATTGAaggaaatcaaattcaaattcatgttTCTGGGAGCAATGCCGTTGCAAACTGGAATGGGAGCTCAGAATTGGACTCTGAACTAATTCTTATTCCAAAGCTTGTAGTGAATTCTGCAGGCTTAAGCGCTCCAGCCATTACAAAACGAATGAAAGGTCTACCTGACGGTATTTTACCTGCTTCTCATTATGCCCGTGGTTGCTACTTCACACTTTCAAACACTAAATCCCCTTTCAAGCATTTGATTTATCCTATACCTGAGGTTGGCGGCCTTGGAGTGCATGTTACCTTGGATTTGAATGACCAAGTCAAGTTTGGTCCTGATGTCGAATGGATTAAAGGAATTGATGATATTCCAAGCTTCCTCAACAT GTTTGATTACTCTGTACATGAAGACCGTGCCAATCAATTCTACCCAGCAATAAGAAAATACTACCCCAGTCTAAAGGATGGATCTTTGGAACCAGGTTATGCAGGCATCAGACCAAAGCTTTCTGGTCCAAGAGAGGTTCCTACCGATTTTGTAGTTCAG GGAGAAGACATTCATGGTATATCTGGTTTGGTAAACCTGTTTGGGATTGAATCACCAGGCCTAACTTCCAGTATGGCTATTGCAGAAGATGTTGCTGCTAAACTACTGAAATGA
- the LOC101243839 gene encoding L-2-hydroxyglutarate dehydrogenase, mitochondrial isoform X1 — protein MMKPRNSITKTILKKFKNVSNPRKNPFSSSSIPREKVDCLVIGAGIVGIAVAKELSVNHGRQVLVVDSAPIFGTGTSSRNSEVIHAGIYYPTNSLKASFCVRGKELLYKYCKDHEIPHKQIGKLIVATGLSEVPRLSNLMTQGIQNGVEGLRMMEGYEATRLEPELQCVKALWSPSSGIVDSHSLMLSLVGEAESHGTTFSYNTAVIGGHIEGNQIQIHVSGSNAVANWNGSSELDSELILIPKLVVNSAGLSAPAITKRMKGLPDGILPASHYARGCYFTLSNTKSPFKHLIYPIPEVGGLGVHVTLDLNDQVKFGPDVEWIKGIDDIPSFLNMFDYSVHEDRANQFYPAIRKYYPSLKDGSLEPGYAGIRPKLSGPREVPTDFVVQGEDIHGISGLVNLFGIESPGLTSSMAIAEDVAAKLLK, from the exons ATGATGAAACCCAGAAACTCAATCACAAaaacaatattgaaaaaattcaagaatgtCAGTAATCCGAGAAAAAACCcattttcatcatcatcaattcCAAGGGAGAAAGTTGATTGTTTGGTGATTGGGGCAGGTATAGTGGGCATTGCAGTAGCTAAAGAGCTTAGTGTAAATCATGGTAGACAAGTTTTGGTTGTGGATTCTGCCCCAATTTTTGGAACTGGTACAAGTTCTCGTAATAGTGAAGTTATTCATGCTGGCATCTATTACCCTACTAATTCTCTCAAG GCATCTTTCTGTGTTAGAGGGAAAGAATTGCTCTACAAGTATTGCAAAGACCATGAAATTCCACACAAACAGATAGGCAAGCTAATAGTTGCTACTGGATTATCAGAGGTTCCAAGGTTGAGCAATCTCATGACTCAAGGAATTCAAAATGGGGTTGAGGGTTTGAGAATGATGGAGGGGTATGAAGCTACTAGACTGGAGCCCGAATTGCAGTGTGTTAAAGCTTTATGGTCGCCTTCCTCGGGAATAGTGGATAGTCATTCCTTGATGCTATCATTGGTG GGCGAAGCTGAAAGTCATGGGACGACTTTCTCTTACAATACTGCTGTTATTGGTGGTCATATTGAaggaaatcaaattcaaattcatgttTCTGGGAGCAATGCCGTTGCAAACTGGAATGGGAGCTCAGAATTGGACTCTGAACTAATTCTTATTCCAAAGCTTGTAGTGAATTCTGCAGGCTTAAGCGCTCCAGCCATTACAAAACGAATGAAAGGTCTACCTGACGGTATTTTACCTGCTTCTCATTATGCCCGTGGTTGCTACTTCACACTTTCAAACACTAAATCCCCTTTCAAGCATTTGATTTATCCTATACCTGAGGTTGGCGGCCTTGGAGTGCATGTTACCTTGGATTTGAATGACCAAGTCAAGTTTGGTCCTGATGTCGAATGGATTAAAGGAATTGATGATATTCCAAGCTTCCTCAACAT GTTTGATTACTCTGTACATGAAGACCGTGCCAATCAATTCTACCCAGCAATAAGAAAATACTACCCCAGTCTAAAGGATGGATCTTTGGAACCAGGTTATGCAGGCATCAGACCAAAGCTTTCTGGTCCAAGAGAGGTTCCTACCGATTTTGTAGTTCAG GGAGAAGACATTCATGGTATATCTGGTTTGGTAAACCTGTTTGGGATTGAATCACCAGGCCTAACTTCCAGTATGGCTATTGCAGAAGATGTTGCTGCTAAACTACTGAAATGA